GGGGCGGGTTCACTGGCGGCTCTCGGCCCGCGGCGGGGCGCTGACCGTGCGCGAACTCGACCGGACGGCCGCGAGCAGCGTGACGGTCTTCCTCGACCTGAACGGCAGCGAGGTCTTCGTGGAGAGCGCCGTGCGCCTCGCCAGCAGCCTGATTCAGGAGGCGCTGGCGCTGGACCTGCCCGTCAGCGTGGCGACCCGCCAAGGCGTGACCCCGACCGGCCGCACGCCCGAAGCCCTGCGCGCGGCCCTGCGCCGTCTCGCCCAGGTGCAGCCCGACCTCGCCCCGCCGCTGATCCCACCCTCCCGCGCGGGCGGCAACCTGATCGTGCTGACGCAGCGTGCCGGGCCAGCCCTGGTCGAGCAGGCGATGCGGGCCCGTGCCAGTGCCAGCCGGGTGGTGATCGTCGCCATTCCCGAAGGCTTCTACCTGGAACCCGGCGAGAAGCCGCGCCGCCAGTGGGTCGGGGCGCCCGAGACGGTGCGCGATCTGGAGCGCCGCGCCGGGATTCTGGCCGAGGCGGGTGTGGTGGTCTATGTCTTGCGCGGCAACCAGAGCGTGCTGCGGCTGGGGGCGTGACCGAGCCAACCTTAAAGGGACGCTCACGCCGCGCCCGAAAGGCCCCTGCTAGCGTAGGGGGCACAGGAGGCTTTCACCATGACCCAGCGTGACGACAACCAGCCCAACCCCTCCGATACGGTGAAGACCGAGGACGAGATCAGCAACGTGGACCTGCAATTCATGGGGGCCCAGCGGGACCAGATGGACGCCCGGATCGACATGCAGGACGTGGCCCCCGGCGAATACCGGGACATGGGCCTGAACAAGCAGGACGTGGCTTCTATCGGCAGCATGATCACCAGCGACCCGGCCAGCACCACGCCCGGCGAGGAAACGTCGCTGAACACCAAAGACAGCGAAGTCTGAAGAGGTCAGAAGCAGGGGCCAGTGGGAAAACCTCACTGGCCCCTGCCACCGTGCGCGGCCTACTTGCCCACGCAGAAATTGCGGAAAACGGCGTCCACCACGTCTTCCTGCACGTCGCGCCCGGTCAGGTCGGCCAACGCCCGCAGGGCTTCTTCCAGTTCGTACCCGGCGAGGTCGTCAGGGAGGAGGCGGGCCGCCTGGATGTGCGTCAGCGCCCGCCGCGCCGCGTCCGCCTGCCGCTCGGTGGTCAGCCAGGCCTCGCCCCGGGCCGCGTCCCCGATCAAAGCGGCGTGAATGGTGTCCCGCAGTTCGGGGAGGCCCCGCCCGGTCACGGCACTCACGGCCAGCGTGTCCGGGTCGGTCCAGGCCGGGGGCAGGTCGGCCTTGGTCCGCACGCGGAGCACGCGCGCCTCCTCCGGCAGCCCGGCGGGCAGGACCTCGCGCGGCTGGCTGCCGTCTTCCAGCGCCAGCACCAGGTCGGCCGCCCCGGCCAGGCTCACGGCCTGCCGCACTCCGGCCGCCTCCACCTCGTCGCCCGTCTCGCGGATGCCCGCCGTGTCCACCAGCGTGACGGGGACACCCGCCAGTGAGAGCTGCGCTTCCAGATAGTCGCGGGTGGTGCCGGGGACCGGCGTGACGATGCTGCGCTCGTAGCCCAGCAGGGCGTTCAGCAGGCTGCTCTTGCCCGCGTTGGGGCGCCCGATCAGCGCCAGCCGCGCGCCTCGTGTGGCGACCTGCCCGGCGCGGGCCGTGCCGACCAGCGCCGTCAGTTCCGCCTCTGCCGCGGCCAGGGGGACCGCGCGGTCCTCATCGGGTACCCCTTCTTCGGGGTAGTCGAGCATGGCCTGGAGGGCGGCCAGCGTGCGCGTGACCTGGGCCGCCACCCGCTCCACCCGCTCGCCCAGCGCCCCCGAGAGGCCCAGGGCGGCCTGCCGCCGCGCCGTATCCGTGCCCGCGTTCACCAGTCCTAGCACCGCCTCCGCCTGCGCCAGATCGAGCCGCCCGCCCAGGTAGGCGCGCAGCGTGAATTCGCCGGGCCGGGCGGGCCGCGCGCCCAGTTCCAGCGCCCGGGAGAGCACCCGGGAGAGCACCGCCGGGCTGCCGTGCGTCTGGAGTTCGGCCACGTCCTCGCCGGTGTAGCTGTGCGGTCCCCGGAACACCAGGCAGAGGCCCTCGTCCAGCACCTCCCCGTCTCCCGCGACCAGTTGGCCGAACAGGAAGCGGCCTCCCCGAGCCGCACTGGGCTTGCGCCGCCCCCGGAACACGCCGTCGGCCACCTTCAGCGCGTCCGGCCCGCTCACCCGCACGATGCCCACGCCCGCGCTCCCGGGTGCGGTGGCGATGGCGGCGATGGTGTCGGATAAGCCGGTGCGCGTCACGGGGGGTAGGGTAGCAGGGGCGGGGAGGGCAGAAGGGGCCGCCGCCTCCCCTTTCCTCTGCAAGAACCCATTTGGCAAGAGGTCACCGTGACGCTGCCCCACCCCACCAGCGTCCAGAGCTGAAGCGCCCCTTGTCTTTTGTCTTTTCAAAATTCTGGAGGCGACGGTCAGGTTCCACCTTGCAACTGGGCAGGCTTAGCAGAGGAGCTTTCGGGCCGCAGGCCCGCAGCCGCCCGGTGGAAATCAACACGTTCCAGGCAGGAACCGCCACCGCCCCAAACATCTCCGCCGCTTAACGGGACTCCCTTTGCCGAGTGCGGCGGAAAGCTCCCCCTGCCCCCGGCGGGGGGGAGGGGGGACCACCTTCCAACGCCATCGCTCCACCAGGACACCCCCAGCTTCAACCAGCCTCAGAGGCCCTTTTCACCTGTGATGGACGTGTGATGCTCCTGTGACAGCGCGGCGCGCAGACTCGAAGCTCAACCGGAGGTTTAACGATGCGTTCACTTCCCGCCCGACTGACCGTCGCCGCTTTGTGCCTCGCCGCCCTGCCTGCTGCCCAGGCCCGCACCCTGGCCGAAGCGAAGGCCAGCGGCACCCTCAAGATCGCCACCAGCGCAGACTT
The window above is part of the Deinococcus metallilatus genome. Proteins encoded here:
- the mnmE gene encoding tRNA uridine-5-carboxymethylaminomethyl(34) synthesis GTPase MnmE, which codes for MTRTGLSDTIAAIATAPGSAGVGIVRVSGPDALKVADGVFRGRRKPSAARGGRFLFGQLVAGDGEVLDEGLCLVFRGPHSYTGEDVAELQTHGSPAVLSRVLSRALELGARPARPGEFTLRAYLGGRLDLAQAEAVLGLVNAGTDTARRQAALGLSGALGERVERVAAQVTRTLAALQAMLDYPEEGVPDEDRAVPLAAAEAELTALVGTARAGQVATRGARLALIGRPNAGKSSLLNALLGYERSIVTPVPGTTRDYLEAQLSLAGVPVTLVDTAGIRETGDEVEAAGVRQAVSLAGAADLVLALEDGSQPREVLPAGLPEEARVLRVRTKADLPPAWTDPDTLAVSAVTGRGLPELRDTIHAALIGDAARGEAWLTTERQADAARRALTHIQAARLLPDDLAGYELEEALRALADLTGRDVQEDVVDAVFRNFCVGK
- a CDS encoding M-like protein, producing MTQRDDNQPNPSDTVKTEDEISNVDLQFMGAQRDQMDARIDMQDVAPGEYRDMGLNKQDVASIGSMITSDPASTTPGEETSLNTKDSEV
- a CDS encoding DUF58 domain-containing protein is translated as MLTVLLAAFLTARRPPRVTLTRDFPPQGFEGTRLPYRVRVEVESRWPLRVLIEDPTPLSVVPGEQFVLGGLTVGRSVTERVTNLTLNRRGEYTWPGGTLRWADPLGLFWHAAPLPQPNQHGPARLEVYPGTHGLLLPDLLRPLLSEGTLSRTLGLEDPISLRGARPYLPGDPPGRVHWRLSARGGALTVRELDRTAASSVTVFLDLNGSEVFVESAVRLASSLIQEALALDLPVSVATRQGVTPTGRTPEALRAALRRLAQVQPDLAPPLIPPSRAGGNLIVLTQRAGPALVEQAMRARASASRVVIVAIPEGFYLEPGEKPRRQWVGAPETVRDLERRAGILAEAGVVVYVLRGNQSVLRLGA